The Trichosurus vulpecula isolate mTriVul1 chromosome 4, mTriVul1.pri, whole genome shotgun sequence genome contains a region encoding:
- the LOC118847577 gene encoding cytochrome c oxidase assembly factor 6 homolog, translating into MTAPSMKERQLCWGARDDYWKCLDENTDDASKCKKLRSVFESSCPQQWIKHFDKRRDYLKFKEKFEAGQFEPSERTATS; encoded by the exons atgacagcacCTTCCATGAAAGAAAGGCAACTTTGCTGGGGAGCTCGCGATGACTACTGGAAGTGCTTGGATGAAAATACTGATGATGCCTCTAAGTGTAAAAAGTTAAGAAGCGTTTTTGAATCAAGCTGCCCTCAACAGTGG AttaaacattttgataaaagAAGAGATTACTTAAAGTTCAAAGAAAAGTTTGAAGCGGGACAATTTGAACCTTCAGAAAGAACAGCAACATCATag